The genomic DNA TTGAAGCGCGCGATCTTCGAGACCACGAACTCGCCCACCGACTGTGCGGAGTGGCGGGCGGCGTCCTTGACCTCCAGCACCGCCTTGATGGCCTCACCCCATCGGGGATCGGGGATGCCGTAGACGCACACGGCGGTGACCCCCGGCATCTGCATGATGACGGTTTCCACCTCGGCGGGGTACACGTTCTCGCCGCCCGGCTTGATCAGCTCTTTCTCGGGCTTCCGCTTGACGTAGTAGAGGTACCCCTCGGCGTCGAAGCGGCCCACGTCTCCCGTGTGATGCCAGCCGCCGCGGAAGGTGTAGGCGGTGACGTCCGGCTGGTCGTAGTAACCCTGGAACACCAGCGGCCCCCGCACCACGATTTCGCCGGGGCTGCCCGCGGGCACGTCACGATCGTAGTCGTCCACCACCTTCACGTGAGCGGCGGGCACCGGCTTGCCTGCCGAGCCCGGCTTGTCCACCACGCGGACGATCGACACGAAGCCCGTGGTCTCGGACTGCCCGAAGCCCGTCCAGAACTTGGCGCCGGTCGTGTCGTGAAGGCGCTGGATGGTCTGCGGCGCGTCGAGGCCGGACACGTGGTGCAGGCTCGACAGGCGGCTGCCCGCCTTCTCCGCCGCGTCGAGCAGCGTGGTGAGCACCGGGGGGAAGTCGGAGAGATAGCTCACGCGGTGGCGATCGATCAGGCGCACCGCCTCGTCCGCGTCCCAGCGCGAGACGAGCACGCTCGCCCCCCCGGCGTGGAAGGTCGCGAGGGTCCAGCCCAGCGCGGTGATGTGGAAGAGCGGCAGCGCGGCCAGATAGCGGTCGGCGGGGCCGAGGCCGGTGGCCGCCATGATGGTAAGGTTGGCCGCGAGCACATTGGTGTGGGTGAGCGCGGCGCCCCGGGGAATCACATCCACTGCCGCGGTGGAAATCACGGCGAAAATGTCATTGCTGGCCACTTCGTCGCCCGCCGGGCCGGCGCCGCCGCGGTAGAGCGTCGCGAGCGGCGCGAAGCCGGGGGCGCTGGGGGAGGAGCCGAGCAGGTACCAGTACGGGACCGTCTTCTTCTCCCCGGGCCAGCCGCCGACCACGCCGAGCGTGGAGGCGTCCGCCACCATCATCGTCGGAGCCGCGCGCTCCAGCACGCGCGCCACCTCGTCGCCGGTCAAGCGCCAGTTGATGGGGTAGGCGATGATCCCCTGCCGCGCGCAGGCGCCGTAGAGATCGAGGTACGCGAGGTCGTTCTGGGCGAGGATGCAGATGCGATCGCCCCGGCCGATGCCGAGGGCGGCGAGCCCGCCCGCGAGGGCGTCCACGCGCTCCTGGAAGGCCCGAAACGATACGGTGGTGTCGCCGTGGACGAAAGCCGGCGCGTCCCCGTGCGCGGCCGCGCCGCGCGCGATGACGTCGTAGACCGTCATACCCTGCGCGGACACGGATCCCTCAGCTCAGCCAGCGCTTGCGCCGCTTGTAGTGCTTGACGTCGCGGTAGGACTTGCGCGCGCCCACCTCGGTGAGCCCGAGGTAGAACTCCTTGATGTCGGCGTTCTCCCGGAGGGCGTCGCCGGTGCCCTCGAGCACGATGCGTCCGTTCTCCATGACGTATCCGTGGTCCGCGATCCTGAGCGCCATGGTGGCGTTCTGCTCGACGAGGAGCACGGTGAGCTTCTCCTGCTGATTCAGCCGCTGCACGATGCTGAAGATCTCCTCGACGAGCATGGGGGCCAGCCCGAGCGACGGCTCGTCGAGCAGCATCACCTTGGGCGTGGACATGAGGGCACGCCCGATCACCAGCATCTGCTGCTCGCCGCCGGAGAGATAGCCGGACTGCACGTGGCGGCGCTCCTTGAGGCGCGGGAAGTACTGATAGACGCGCTCGATCCCCTCGGCGACCTTGCCGCGGTCGCGCTGGGTGTGGGCGCCCGCGATCAGGTTCTCCTCGGTGGTGAGGTGCTCGAACACTCGCCGGCCCTCGAACACCTGGACGATCCCGCGCCCCACCACCTCGTAGGCAGGGAGGCGGTCGATGCGCTCCCCGTTGAGCTCCACCGTGCCCTTCGTCACCTCGCCCCGCTCGGTACGGAGCAGGCCGGACACCGCCTTGAGGGTGGTGGTCTTGCCGGCGCCGTTGGCGCCCAGCAGCGTGGTGATGCGTCCTTCCGCACAGCCGATGGACACGCCCTTGAGGACGAGGATCACGCTGTCGTAGATGACCTCGACGTTGTTGAGGCTCAGCATCGCGCTGTTGCGCCGGAGGGAGCGCGGGCCCCCTCCGGCGCGTCTCCGTTCTCCGCGGCTACTTGGCCGCCGCGGCCTTGATGTGCTTGGCCACCACGTCCGTGTAGGCCGAGTACCAGTCCGTCTCCTTCTCGAACTTGCCGCCCTTCACCTGCCAGATCTGGACCAGCCCGCCGCCCTCGTGGTCGGTCGGGGTGATCTTGAGCGGCGGCACCAGGCCGCCCAGGGTGAAGTTGGAGATCTTCTCGAAGCCGTTCTTCACGTCCTGGCCGGTGATCTTCCCGTCCGGCTTGGCCTTCAGCGCGTTGCGGATGGCCTCGACGTGGAGCGCGGCCACGAGGACGCCCCGGTTGTAGAACACCGTGGAGGCCATCTCCTTGGGCGCCGGCTTGCCCTGCTTCTTGTACATCTCGCGGATCTCGTTCAGCACGGGGTAGTCCTGCCCCACTCCCGCGTACTGCATCGTGTGATAGCCCTCGGCGACGCCGAAGCCGCCCGCGGCCTCGATGTTGGCCTCGGCGGAGCCCCACACGAACGAAACGACCTTCTTCAGCGGATAGCCCACGCGCTTGAACTCCTTGATCGACACCGCAGGCGCCCCGCCGAAGAGGTGGGCGATCACGTAGTCGGCGCGGAACCGCTGGGCGATGTCGAGCACCTGCGCGCCCATCTCGACGCCGGGCGGCGGCACCGCGAACTCCTTCATGGTGAACCCTTCCACCTTGGCGAGGTCCTGCAGCACGTCGATGGGCTCGCGGCCGGCCGGGTTGTCATAGAAGATGTACGCGATCTTCTTGCCCTTGAGGCTGCCGCCCAGCTGCTTCTTGGCGAAGTCCACCGCGGCCGCGCCCTGCGACCAGTACGTCGCC from Candidatus Methylomirabilota bacterium includes the following:
- a CDS encoding ABC transporter substrate-binding protein; the protein is MRRFLAIVAVLALATGSLLATGPTQAQQYKGEIVLGAQCDRTGATQIVGTILCPGFHDYIALVNSKGGVEGYKIKALEIDHEYKVPPAVESYERFKKEGAVTMSVYGTPQIYALAAKLTEDRIPGTSPGFGSAAAADGVRYPYIFPIAATYWSQGAAAVDFAKKQLGGSLKGKKIAYIFYDNPAGREPIDVLQDLAKVEGFTMKEFAVPPPGVEMGAQVLDIAQRFRADYVIAHLFGGAPAVSIKEFKRVGYPLKKVVSFVWGSAEANIEAAGGFGVAEGYHTMQYAGVGQDYPVLNEIREMYKKQGKPAPKEMASTVFYNRGVLVAALHVEAIRNALKAKPDGKITGQDVKNGFEKISNFTLGGLVPPLKITPTDHEGGGLVQIWQVKGGKFEKETDWYSAYTDVVAKHIKAAAAK
- a CDS encoding ABC transporter ATP-binding protein, with protein sequence MLSLNNVEVIYDSVILVLKGVSIGCAEGRITTLLGANGAGKTTTLKAVSGLLRTERGEVTKGTVELNGERIDRLPAYEVVGRGIVQVFEGRRVFEHLTTEENLIAGAHTQRDRGKVAEGIERVYQYFPRLKERRHVQSGYLSGGEQQMLVIGRALMSTPKVMLLDEPSLGLAPMLVEEIFSIVQRLNQQEKLTVLLVEQNATMALRIADHGYVMENGRIVLEGTGDALRENADIKEFYLGLTEVGARKSYRDVKHYKRRKRWLS
- a CDS encoding AMP-binding protein; translation: MSAQGMTVYDVIARGAAAHGDAPAFVHGDTTVSFRAFQERVDALAGGLAALGIGRGDRICILAQNDLAYLDLYGACARQGIIAYPINWRLTGDEVARVLERAAPTMMVADASTLGVVGGWPGEKKTVPYWYLLGSSPSAPGFAPLATLYRGGAGPAGDEVASNDIFAVISTAAVDVIPRGAALTHTNVLAANLTIMAATGLGPADRYLAALPLFHITALGWTLATFHAGGASVLVSRWDADEAVRLIDRHRVSYLSDFPPVLTTLLDAAEKAGSRLSSLHHVSGLDAPQTIQRLHDTTGAKFWTGFGQSETTGFVSIVRVVDKPGSAGKPVPAAHVKVVDDYDRDVPAGSPGEIVVRGPLVFQGYYDQPDVTAYTFRGGWHHTGDVGRFDAEGYLYYVKRKPEKELIKPGGENVYPAEVETVIMQMPGVTAVCVYGIPDPRWGEAIKAVLEVKDAARHSAQSVGEFVVSKIARFKRPHVVVFTDAMPRGADGAVDREAVKSKWGDGH